ATCCGATAACAAGGTGAGCTTGTTGACAGACAGCACAACATTTCGCGTTTTTGAATTTGTGCGTTTCTCTGCCTTGATGTCGCCTCAGCTCACCCACGCATGTGAAGTGGGCTTGCTGCTGGCTGTCTTATTGTTGCAGGCGGAGCTGCGTGATGAAGCTGttagctctgcagcagcagtgcttAAACAGGGAGGCTGCTGTAACGACACAGTGTTTCCTCGGTAGTGTGGCTGACTGTCAGCAGGAAGGCTGTCTTGAATTCTTTTGCAGTTGAGTCGCTCTTATAGATGCATTGCAGTCGTTTTATCCTCAGTCTGCTACATTTCCAatgacatcactgctgtccTCACCTGTCATGTCTTCAGTGTTTAGGGCAGCTCCTGTCTAACTCCATGTTATGTCAGAGTGTCACTATCTTAGTACCATGATGTGGTACTAAGGCACAGTATTATATTGCATTTCCTGAACATTTCCCGtgaactagagctgcaactggTTATTTTCATCATTCATTAACCTATTGATGAGTTTTCTGAGAAATGGACCCATAATTTAACatattaaatgtcattaaagtTCAGggtgacatctttaaattgcTAAGGTAGCCTATTCAATgtaataaaacagcaaattttcatatttgagaagctggaatcagccACCATCAGCTGGAATGAGTAAATGATTATCAGTTAGTTGTCATCTAACTTTCTATTGATCTACTAATCGTTTATTTGCCTCAGCCCTAATAGACATTAATGGTCATTGCTCAAACTCCTGTGTAATCTAATAAGACAATAATTATCACATTATAAGTTCAGAGGCATTTGGCCACTTGTCTTTTTATCAATATTGCCAAGATCTCACTGTTTTTGAACAACTGGTGTATGTTGACAAGTAAGTACTCTAAATGACCAAAAGTATGTTGACACCTGAATGTTACACACATTTGAGATTGTTGAACGTCTAATTTCAGAACTATGGGCATTAATATGGAGGTGAGGTTGGCCACTGATGTTTGGAGGCCTGGCTAGCAGGACAGGGGCTTCCCCAAACTGTCACCACAAAGCTGGAAGCAGAGCTGGATgatttgtcaattaatcaattagttggtCGACAGAAAatttacatgcatttattttgttaatcaGTGATTTGCTTCAGTTATTTTTCCAACAAAAATGCCAGATATTCTCAAATGATGAagatttctttgtctctgtctaggttttagactgttggtcagataaaacaagacatttgaagacatcacttaGGACTcttctgacatttaatagaaGATTTATCAAGTAAAAGAATCGGTACATTAATAGATAATGAGAATAAgtcagttgcagcccttgtTGGAGACACACTATTATTTAAGGTATCATTGTATGCTGATATTGCCAAAACAGCACACAAGTCTGTGTCCAGATAAGAGGTTAATTTCTTCGCCTCACTGAGTTCTTCCtaagcagtttttgtgtgtgtgtttgtaggttgTCTCGTCACACACCACACTATGCTGGGCTGCTTGCTGCGAGGAGGCTGCAGTCCTCTGGTCTGCCTGTGggccctgctgctgcctctggtCTCCCTCAATCTCTTGAGCCAACGTGACAGCAGGGACGACAGAGTGAGGGACCGGCCAAAACTGCTGCTCCTATCCTTCGACGGCTTCCGTTGGGATTACATCCACCGGGTCCCGATGCCTAACTTCCTCACCCTCATGAACGAGGGCGTGATGGTGGAGCAAGTGGAGAGCGCTTATATCACCAAATCCTTCCCCAACCACTACAGCTTGGTGACGGGGCTGTACGCTGAGACGCATGGCATTGTGGCCAACGAGATGTATGACCCTGCAATGAACCGGTCTTTCTCCATGGAGACAGGCAGCATTTATGAATCACGGTGGTGGGAGGAGGCTGTGCCTCTCTGGGTGAGCATCCAGAAAGCTGGTGGGCGAAGCGGGGCGGCGATGTGGCCAGGGTCTGATGTGAAGATCCATGGCATGTTTCCCAATCAATACCTCAGGTACAATGCCTCAGTCTCCTTTGAAACCAGAGTGAAGCGGATTATTGATTGGTTCTCTGCACCCAAAGAAGAAGCGGTGGATTTTGGAGTTCTGTACTGGGAGGAGCCGGATGAGAGCGGGCACAAACTGGGACCTCAGAGCTCCCTTATGGATGATGTAATTGCAGGGATTGATGCGAAGCTCGGCTTCCTCATGAACGAGCTAAAGGAGGCGGGGCTGTTTGAGAAAGTCAACCTGATAGTGACCAGTGACCACGGGATGACGCAGCTTTCCACTGATAATATCATAGAGTTGGATGTGTACGTGAGCAGAGACCTGTACACCTGGGTGGATAAGAGTCCCGTGGTGGGAATACTGCCTGAAGAAGGTATCACTTCCAAACATCTGTCAGATTCAATACTGTCAATAAACctgattaaaggaataatttgacactttgggaaattgGCTCATTcgcggagagttagatgagaagagtgataccactcatgtttgtacgataaatatgaagctacagctaggaGAAAGGTAGCGTAGCGTAGCATACAGAGGGGAAACAAGgagacacagctagcctgggtctgtcaaaaggtaacaaaacctgcCTGCCAGAGACCCTAAATCTCTCCAGTTAACACATAATAAAGAattcatttgtacaaaaaccaaagttttaaaaatgactatCTGTGGTTTCACAGGGGGGTTTGTACTGGACTGGatgggtgcagtgacttcttagctaagctaagctaaccggctgctggctgtagctttatatttaatggacagacatgagagtggtttcAATCTTCTTATtaaactctcggcaagaaagcgaataagcctattatcaaaaatgtttaatgattcCTTTAATGTTTACATGATGTACGTTACGAGGAATACGTTTGTAATCAGTACAAAGAAAGTCTAAAATGAGCACAGAAtccccttttctgttttaagaTGTCTTGCTTGTTTGCTCCTTatcctgaaaacacatttttgcatcTTTAGATATTTTTTTACCATTGCTTGTCGTCTGTCTTGCAGGGAAGCTTGAGGATGTGTATAGTAAGCTGGTGAATGCTAACCCGAACATGGTGGTGTACAAGAAGGAAGACATTCCCGGGCACTTCCATTATCAACATAACATCAGGATCATGCCCATCCTCATAGAGGCCAAAGAGGGCTGGACCATCGTGCAGAACAGGACCGAGCCCTTCAAGTGTACGTATTCAAACCTCATGAAGCTCTGTTGAGACAGTACTCTGGTTTGTAGCTGTACATATTAAACAGGgtctttttcagctgtttcaaaTAGCAGTTTCTGTATTCTCTATTAATAGCTTCACaggagattttttttcagtctttgaACCAAAGCTAGCTCATGTTATACCAGCTGTAATTAACAAAGAAAGGCAGATTTATTTTCCCTCAGAAACAgcaggagtgtgtgcatgtgtgggttcGGATGTTTGTCTTGCACCGCCTCCGAGTgcagttatttttctttatccaATTCAAATCAAGCAGGTATTTTTTCATTCACCTCCTCTTGAGAGATCGTGGCGCAGAGTTTTTCATTGCAGACTACATCCGCTGATTTTACTGCTTaattcttcctctctttctgaaGCCTTGTTAATCAGTAAAATGACCTGGTGGAGCCTGCGATTGGGGGGAAAACCTGCTGACTCTCAGCCCTGCTCAGACTGCTTAGCTAGATATGTGAAGTATGATACTGTCCTGCATACCAAATGTTGTTTCTACTCAATAGCGGTTTGAATGATGAGACAGCAAAAGGCCTGGATGATAAAACCATAGCTGTTACTGTCTCTCAATGCATTCCAAGGAAGGCACTGAGATATATTAGTGTAGACCCAGTGTGCATAAATCACAGCAATGCTCACTTATAATAACTATAATCAGTTTATGTGAACTGGGCCTGTACTTCCTGGTGGTGGAAGATTAAGGGAACGGTCACATTACAGTCCTACCCTGTGAATATTCACTTTCTCCCCTGCTCACTTAAATCGTAGACGGTACTGCAGATGAATTCAGGCTCCAGCAGATTCACAGTTCTGTATATTCACAATTGGCCAATAGAAACAGGGATGCACTGTGTTTAGAAATGGACAAGTTGCTACTCAAGCGTGTTTCATTATACCACCAAAATACAAACTGTAGCATTGTTCTTATAGACTGGTTACTGTTTGGGATTCCTCTGCCCACATCAGAACCGTCACAccacatcctttttttttgtgatatttatatatatatatatatttatattttaggtAGTTTTGTTGAACAGAAGACTCGTGGGATCATGTCATATAGGTGTCCTGCAGGATTTTATTGTAAGCAAACAAACGTTCTATTTGTATTCTTTATAAAGCGTTGCATTTTCTAATGAAGGTCTAATGAAcatgttaaatgcatttccttcgttcctttctttcctccttgcaaagccaattttttggaatatttaaaatcctgcattgtttacatccacgttTACTGGCtggcagtcttcttcttccctgcctttgttgaTGTATTGCTGCACTTCTTTGTGTGTTACCTGCACCGTCGATTAAATCATTGGCAGGACTGTATGTTGCGTGCTTGAGCATCCTCATGGGTGTGTACAATACAACCAAAACGTAAAAATCCTGAAAATGTTGCCTGATTGGATGGTAGTTAAACCCACTAATTCTGCCATCGCAGGCACTGATAAACTGCATTGATTTCACTCACAGCATAATAAGTGAATCCTGTCAGTTCGTCAGGAATGTGATGGCGCTGATGGATTTCAGGAACAGTAGTTAGTCCGTCTAAGCTTTCCTGAAAGGTCTTTGCGCTTATATGTTTGgatttcattttcagctttgCGTGTGCGTTGCTGTGATTGATTTAGTAGGCAGTGATGGTAGTAAATCAACTGAGAGAGCAGCAGTGCCAGATTCCATAAATCTCTAAACAAAAAGTGCGGCCTGTGATTCATGGGATGTGGAAACGGGAGATCTGTAGATAAACGATGCAAGACTAATTAGCATCCAAGGATTGTAACTCTTTATGCAAATatatttcttgtcttttctccccAGTGGGAAACCACGGCTATAACAACACCTTACGCAGCATGCAGCCTGTGTTTGTGGCCCGTGGGCCAGCTTTTCGCCAGAAATACGTCAAGACCTCCATGCGCTCTGTTGACCTTTACCCTCTCATGTGCCACATCCTGTCCATCCGCCCTCTGCCAAACAACGGCTCCCTCTTAAATGTTCAGGACCTGCTGTCCGTGAGGCCAACTCCACCCACGCTCAGCGCCCCTCCCAGGGTCAACGAGTACTCCTACGCCCCCGTCATGGGCTCCTTCCTCGGTGTGGTGATGGTGCTGGGCTTTCTGGTGGTCTACATCAGACAAGTCACGCTCAAACAGCTGCCCTCACTAAAACACAGAAGCAGGGAGATGTCGCAGCCATTACTGCAAGAGGACTTGCACCTGTAGctgaagaaacagaaatgatggCAGGCATTAAAGAAGAGGAGGTATTGCTCCCCAAGGTAGTCCGCTCTGTCCAGAAGCATTACCTAAACGCCTCCCTTGTACCACTAAATGCTAGTGTGCTGTGCTTTTTATTAGTTGGAGATCAAGGGAATCTAATCTAACCTCCTAATTATGTACAGGGTTACATCTTGCCTGCTTGAGTGCAAGGAAAATGTCTAGGGTTTGCTTCTGGTGCAGGCTTAATCAAGATAATAATCCTTTACATGGGCTTTATAGTGGCTTTGCTTTGATTGTGAATTTTACCTAATATCATCTCATTTTCATCGTCACTCAATAAGTAAAAATTCAAAGCTAAGAATGGAATTTTAACCTGTGAATCTGGCAagtatgaacattttgttgGCCAAAACCATGACTTTGATAACATTAAAGTGTCGGTATGCTCCAAACAAACTTGTTTGTCTGAAGGTAAAGTGTTTATAGCTGAACAGCTACAGTGGTGAAAAGCCGGCTATCATAGAGAGGGGAAGAAGCAATAATCATTGAAATGGGGATGACTGCGCACACTTTCAGACAATCTTTCCTTGACGGCATTAGCAGTGCTCCACTCATTTACACATAGGGAATCAGAAGTCATGCAGTGTGATTGTCAGatttggaaagttacagaaattgtcaAACACAGCCCTCCCAATACTGGTTGCCGGGGTTTCAGACGCTATTCAATGATCCgtcgtttgaagcatactgacatCTTTACTCCCTGACAGTAACACTGGTACGTACGGCAGTATATTTGGTTTATTCGGCCTTGGCACTAGGCCTTGTCAGGTTTTTGCCACCAATTGTTCTACTTGTGGTCTGAGCACTGAATTAGAAGTTACTGAAATGCAAATGCGGTGATTAATCGGAAAGGTATTCGAAACTCAGCTCGTTTTAGGAGATTGGCTGGGGTCAGTATTACTTTTGAATGTTACTTGGAACGGAGATGTTCCACTAAAGACTCACTCAGTGTGCCAGGCTACTGCTCATACATGTAGGCCATCCCATGAACCAATCGCATCACGACCTTGCTCTTAAATAGTCAGTTACCATTTGCCTTTTAACTTACTGGAGAACATCTCTCTAAGGTGTGCAATcgtgtgtgtcagtctgttttctttgtAGAGTTTGTGTTTGGAGGGCATTTTCCTATATAGACAACTGTGTACTGCCCTCCTGTTCATACGTTGACTGTCATAACCATGGCCATTTGTTGGTGAAATGTGAAGTGCAATTGCTATTGGTCAGTATTTCGTCATAGGGATTTTAAgggttttgttgttgcttgGTTGAGAAGACTATTTTGGCATGACTTGCAAGAACTGTTCCCCTGATTTGCACTACAGGATAGAAATGAAACAGAACGAAGGGGCAGTAGTTGGATGCTTTTTAGGTCATGCATTCTTTGCACTTCTTGTTCGTAGTTGCTatttgaaatgagagaaaaagtaTGGTGCCTCTTGccaaaaaagctttttaattaGCATAATCATAGAAAATTGAGTAGGATCCAAATCTGCAAATAAATAATTCTAATCTTTTTTCAGCAtcttttaagaaaataattggtTCAATTTTCTCCTTCTGCTTTTAGATGCATTGACTAATACCTGTGCCCGAAAAGATGACAGACATCACTGTGATATATACTTTTTACAAAattttaaattcataaattgAAAGCATTTATATGGAAATTGTTAATTTTCTGATGATTGTCTTGTTTTATGAAGGAGAAGTATTGTCTGATGATTTCCCCCTGACTTTTTGacagaaaaattaaataaatccacaatttatttgaataattcagTTGGAATtgttagaaaataataaatattagaTCAGGTTTATCTCAGTTGATTATTAACTTGGATTTGAAGTATggataatttaatataatttacaaattaacTATCTTTGCCATGTTGATGCGATTAAAGAGTCTTCTGAAATAAAAGGGACTTATGTGAAACTGAgccatttgtattttctttattttgtctgcgtttgtgtacgtgtttgtgtaTGATGCCAGGGCCTTTACACCTTTTCTTAGTCCGGACCATTTGAGAGATGTTATTCTGAATGCTGACAGACCCCATGTAAATACAGCAACTAATTATGTGTCATAAATAAGGATTGCAAGTTGTTGGGTGGAGAGGCTGGCAAGGCTCTCCTCAGCTTGTGCCTATTTTCTTTGGACCCTCCCGTTGACAGCCTTGCCAGAATATCTCCCAAAAAATTGTCATTGGtacaattattttcacttaGAGCTGAAATTATAAATGGCCACATTTTTGACAAACAACACAATGTTGAATATGACTGGCACTTGATAgttgaaaatcaataaatataaatctgtTCGGAAAAAATACTAGAAGATGCTCCCCTGCTGCAAAGACTTCCAGACTATCTTTCcttcagcaaaaagaaaataaatacataaccCTCCCCGATTCTCACTTCCCTTTCTTCCCCCCCTAATTATTTTCGCGCAGTCCCTTAGAAATATGAATTATTAGCATTTAAAGTAATCGAAGTTGTACCAAATAAGGATAATCTCTTTCTTCAAAAAAGTGAACCAAATCTTTAGTCATGGTTCATTACAAAGTAAGAAACCTGGAGTGAAAAAAGTTGGACAAACTCAAAGGCAAAACTTACGGAAATAAGTTCAATTGTCTTACTCAAAATTGTGTTGTTTAAGTTTTTTACCTTAACATTTTAagttttctcagttttttttttgttgcagtttggGACTGAAATGAAGAATATGTTAAAAATCAGTGTGTGTCCTCACGAGGTATTGCGCGCAAACGGACGTTCCCTCACTGCCAGTGTGTCCTTGAAGGCCTTGAAGGGCCTCAGCTTTTGCATAAATCACTTGTTAACTTGCAGGATCAAAGGTCTTTTATGAGTTATCGCTGGAATTCACCCAGGCgctcagtcagtcagaggcAGGCGGACTGTGTGCCACACCACTTAGACCACTTCagcactcctcctccaccttaaACCCGCGGgtctgtcaaaaaaaacaaatccagtaAACATGGACAACATCTATGACACAGTGGACGAGCGAAACGTGCACGAAGAGCGCAGTGATGGAGCTGACAGCCCCGACCGAGAGCCCAAACATGAGAGCTCAGGTGAGCAGCTGTACAGCGAGGTGCAGGTCCACGCCTCTGCGGGGGCAGAGCGCGGCTCGCCGGACTACATTGACACGAGAGACGGGGACAAACACAGctcctcgtcctcttcatccAGCGACGATGAAGACgttaaagaagagaaagaggtaaAAGCAGAGGAAGTTGCAGAGGAAGTGGCAGAAGAGAAAGCAGCGGTGGAGGTGAACGGCGAGGCGCATGACGGATCCAGGCGTTCGTCGTCGGCCTCCTCTGCATCCTCCGCTTCCCCGGGAGACCCGTGCGACGATCCGCCGATCCAGCCGAGGATCCAGGAAGAGGACAACGCGGAGGATGGGATGCTGATGGCGTACACCAACCCCAGCAGTGACACCAAGCCGGAGGAGTCCGTCGACTACAGCCTGAAGACTCTGGAGAATGTGACTCTGGATGAGAGCAGCGCTGCAGCGGCTGACCCCAGCCAGCCTGACATCTCTCTGTTCGTCAAGGTAAGACATGTACACAGatcagcagaggagaaaacagtcTGCGCAGGGTTTACCCAGGTCAGGCATCAGTTTGCTTCAGCCTCACTGTTCAGCATGAGGCATTAAAGTTggtttttcactttcacttgtgCACTGTCAACAAAACTAGTACTGTTTCTTTGGTGTTAGGGTTGGTTACTCATGCTGGAAAACCAACACTGCAGAGTATCGAACACTGAACTGCAGTCTGTAATAATTGCCATGTATTGCATATATTGAGAACCATCCAAAAGTCTAACATCAATCTGTTTCTGTGGATGTTGGTGACTCGGCCGTTTGTTGGCCAAGTCTGAGCCGTAAACCTGACTAATCACTCTAATTAGCCTCTGAGGTCATGATATGATAATAATCATATAAAATAAGCTGAAGCAGTGCCAGCACTGAATGATACGATAAGGCATTTCCCAATCAAGATCCAAAGAAATTTGACTTTCTGAATTCCTTTTGTAGGTCATATTAAGTGTTCatagaaaaattaaaaacatagaTCAGAACTGGGGGATGGGGATTTTTGCTAGAGAAATTGGATTCGGTTCTCTAAAACCCCCAAGCAGAAATCCAAATTAACTGGGAACCAGTACTCTTGCTGGAGGTAGTGTGGATCAGCACAAGTGGACCTTGCCCACTTACTCTGGTATTGTCCACACATTCTGCCTTTTGGGGAGAGAATTGGGCACCTAATATCAAGGATACTGGGCTTCAGTAttcatgtgtcatttttctcttttgtatcTTAGAGTTATTCCTGAAGGTTTGTGCAAAAGTGATATCTACCTGCTGAAGATTTTTATGGTTGCAACCCCCCAGTCTGATGTAATGATTAACTTGTTTACTGTACGGCCATAGAAACCAAAGGTGAACTCCATGCCTGAGCAAATccaactgtgtgttttgctgcttttctgataGAGCTGGTCTGTGAGGTGTATTATCAGTACATGCAGGGGTCACTTTGCTGATTGGGCAACAGAGATTGAGAGTCAGTAGTTCTGGACTCAAGGAGCTCTGTTTGAGCTCACCAAAGGGCCTTGTAATGTGCTAAATCTTCAAATGGTTATGTATTGTATCAGCAAGGGCCATAGTCAGATGAAAATGGGTGTATATAATCAACACAGATGAgctgcaaacaaacagtaaCTGCTACAATCTGACCTGGACGATGGTTTCTTGAAATGATCCTAAACTTCCTGGTTTAGTTTCAGAGAACATTCATTTCATGCATATATCATCATCATAAGGACAAAAATATTCTCAGTAAACGTAATTCGTGTGGATCTTCTGTCTTATATCAAGTCATAAAGAAACCGTATTCTTCGAGTTTACAGTGTGTCTGTccttttcatccattttcttGACGATTAGAAACAACATTGATGGGATTTCACCTCAGTCGACAGCAGAGCACCAGAACCCTCAGTGTATGTGTTATCCTGATGTTGTTGTATCACAATTATGATGAACATGGACCATAGTTCGCCATGGCAGTGACAACATGCTTGGCCCCTTCTCCGCACACCGCCACGCCCTGTATCCTATCCAACCCGTGGGTGGATTTCCCAACAGTTTAATCTTCAACAATCACCATAAACCAGACCAAGCTGCACTATAAAAGTAGGGAGGAGAGTTGGGAGATCATCAGTCCATGTTGAAAGCTTACGTGGCTCCTCCCCCGCTGCCTGTGATAAAGCAGGCCACTGCAGAAGAGGCTATCACTGCTATCACTAAAAAAGCAATTTCGCAGGGgacaatctttttttaatcGTATGCTGTATGATAACAAGCTCTGCTTAAGATAACACCAAATGTACAAGATGCTTAAGTAGTCACTGTCAAAGTTTGGATGGCCATGTGatcatattcagtttgttgTCACTGAGGCTTCCTCTCATGACTCAAAATGAAGATAATGCTTTTATTGACCGCCGGGTTGTCACATTTGGCAAGTGGAGAGGTCAAACACTCCCCTCCACCTTGGCTCCGAAAAGATACGAAATGTCTGTTACTGTTTGATGTTCGGGTGAATGATTAGCCCAACAAGTCAGTGATTTGAGCTTCCTTTTGTCTCAAGAGGACACCAAGGCCATTTTTTCTAAACCCTTTATGATTTCACGATTGTCAAGGATTTAGAAacccttaaaggaatagttagtGTCTTAGTTTCaggaaacatgcttattttcTGAGTCATATTTGCCCTGTGAATATAcagctacagccagttagcttagcttagcataaagactggaaactggggggaacagctagccaCAAAACCCgcctacaagcacctctaaagctacCTAATtaactaagctaagctaagcagctgctggaaatagcttcatatttaccgtacaaatATGGTAtcgtggtatcgatcttcttgtcaaactctcggcaagaaaagcaaaa
The DNA window shown above is from Enoplosus armatus isolate fEnoArm2 chromosome 19, fEnoArm2.hap1, whole genome shotgun sequence and carries:
- the enpp5 gene encoding ectonucleotide pyrophosphatase/phosphodiesterase family member 5, whose amino-acid sequence is MLGCLLRGGCSPLVCLWALLLPLVSLNLLSQRDSRDDRVRDRPKLLLLSFDGFRWDYIHRVPMPNFLTLMNEGVMVEQVESAYITKSFPNHYSLVTGLYAETHGIVANEMYDPAMNRSFSMETGSIYESRWWEEAVPLWVSIQKAGGRSGAAMWPGSDVKIHGMFPNQYLRYNASVSFETRVKRIIDWFSAPKEEAVDFGVLYWEEPDESGHKLGPQSSLMDDVIAGIDAKLGFLMNELKEAGLFEKVNLIVTSDHGMTQLSTDNIIELDVYVSRDLYTWVDKSPVVGILPEEGKLEDVYSKLVNANPNMVVYKKEDIPGHFHYQHNIRIMPILIEAKEGWTIVQNRTEPFKLGNHGYNNTLRSMQPVFVARGPAFRQKYVKTSMRSVDLYPLMCHILSIRPLPNNGSLLNVQDLLSVRPTPPTLSAPPRVNEYSYAPVMGSFLGVVMVLGFLVVYIRQVTLKQLPSLKHRSREMSQPLLQEDLHL